From a region of the Agromyces ramosus genome:
- a CDS encoding DEAD/DEAH box helicase: MRITLTEYQAVAVDKVLKRILSSQAAYENEEYSAVVLSAVTGAGKTVIATAVIEQLLEGGDVIAAPHPDTTLLWVTSDPTLNAQTLQKMESASDRLGNLGRFRTVTAGQSINQEVFDPGTVTFLNTQAARRGSVIDKRTDSQQFSIWDTIANSVVKYGSNFIVFIDEAHRGVEQKPDKDQSTIVNRLVNGPKPVPVVVGISATADKFHKSIATAIAGEPRTPRNVTVPVSDVQASGIIKDRIVLHNPVASAAGTFAADTTLIRAGVKQSLAAESSWALYCSAEGENLVLPALVVQLQDKPTDDALREVVDAVLDEWPGLSVRNIVNTFAEHQHLDLGAGRVIKYMQPHHIQDQTYVRVILAKNAITTGWDCPRAEVLVSLRTAKDHTYIAQLIGRTIRQPLARRIEADETLNKVHCYLPRFDVTGVNAVIEQFRNEGDDSLPVDIVRATLTYGKADGTDAAFQLLGALPSYQIPSRLRAPGTRRLHRLAAELAHDNIDPEAPDEAKRLLNIEMDAIAARLETDVMNRRAEIEHVKLHENEVSTTGDLISSGAALMPLKRDRNNIDDTFRTASRALKDGLAEDYWNYLVDKDPTDVVAHKVTVAALGTLQTAVNDVQTYANLVTSTWLKKHGKAVSELSEGRRGVYDTIRSEAKDPELSTVATPDVVDENLRVAPEQAENEAAAIAFARSDSGHRFPQHLYVDDDGMYYAAALNKLERDVLAAEISDGDLWYRNPPAGRRSLTIPYQLAIGQHAGLHPDFLVFREVDGQMTVSIIDPHGTHFDDSDPKLRGLIQYAELHGGAYRSILAVDRIGVEVLALPLHVAKIRERVLKRLDAGESSGHVFSAEGVPL; the protein is encoded by the coding sequence GTGCGCATTACGTTAACCGAGTACCAGGCTGTTGCCGTAGACAAAGTCCTAAAACGCATACTCTCGAGCCAGGCGGCATACGAGAATGAGGAGTACTCCGCGGTTGTGCTGTCAGCCGTGACCGGTGCTGGCAAGACGGTCATCGCGACTGCTGTTATCGAGCAGCTCCTCGAGGGCGGCGATGTCATCGCCGCACCGCATCCCGACACGACCCTCCTGTGGGTGACGAGCGACCCGACCTTGAATGCCCAGACGCTGCAGAAGATGGAAAGCGCCTCCGATCGCCTCGGCAACCTTGGTCGCTTTCGCACAGTTACTGCCGGGCAATCGATCAATCAGGAAGTATTCGACCCCGGTACCGTCACGTTCCTCAACACCCAGGCAGCGCGACGAGGCTCGGTGATCGACAAGCGAACGGACTCGCAACAGTTCAGCATCTGGGACACCATCGCGAACAGCGTTGTGAAGTACGGGTCGAATTTCATTGTCTTCATAGATGAAGCTCACCGCGGCGTGGAGCAAAAGCCCGACAAGGATCAGTCGACAATCGTCAATAGGTTGGTCAACGGCCCCAAACCGGTTCCGGTCGTCGTCGGCATCTCGGCGACGGCCGACAAGTTTCACAAGTCAATCGCGACGGCGATCGCGGGTGAACCCAGAACCCCACGCAACGTGACTGTTCCCGTCTCTGACGTGCAGGCCTCGGGCATTATCAAAGACCGTATCGTCCTCCACAATCCCGTGGCATCGGCGGCTGGTACCTTCGCAGCCGATACAACCCTTATTCGGGCAGGCGTCAAGCAAAGTCTCGCGGCGGAATCGTCGTGGGCTTTGTACTGTTCTGCCGAGGGTGAAAACCTCGTGCTCCCAGCCCTTGTCGTTCAACTGCAGGACAAGCCCACTGACGACGCGCTGCGTGAAGTTGTAGATGCAGTCCTTGACGAGTGGCCCGGCCTCTCCGTCCGGAACATCGTTAACACGTTTGCAGAGCACCAACACCTCGACCTCGGAGCGGGCCGGGTGATCAAGTACATGCAGCCGCATCACATTCAGGATCAGACTTATGTGCGCGTAATTCTGGCGAAGAATGCGATTACTACTGGCTGGGACTGCCCGCGAGCGGAGGTGTTGGTGTCCCTACGTACAGCGAAAGACCACACGTACATCGCGCAGCTCATAGGTCGAACGATCCGCCAGCCCCTCGCACGCCGAATCGAAGCGGACGAAACACTGAACAAGGTCCATTGTTACTTGCCTCGCTTCGACGTGACCGGCGTCAATGCCGTCATTGAGCAGTTCAGGAATGAGGGCGACGACAGTCTCCCCGTCGATATTGTTCGCGCAACGCTCACCTACGGTAAGGCGGACGGCACCGACGCCGCATTCCAGCTGCTTGGCGCGCTTCCTTCGTACCAGATCCCCAGTCGGTTGAGAGCGCCTGGCACCCGCCGTCTTCACCGGCTGGCGGCCGAGCTCGCTCACGACAACATTGATCCGGAAGCACCCGACGAGGCCAAGCGACTTCTCAATATCGAGATGGACGCAATTGCCGCACGACTCGAGACGGATGTCATGAATCGTCGTGCGGAGATCGAGCACGTCAAGCTCCACGAGAACGAAGTTTCCACGACCGGCGACCTGATCAGCTCCGGCGCGGCTCTGATGCCGCTCAAGCGAGACCGAAATAACATTGACGACACCTTTCGAACCGCATCCCGGGCGCTAAAGGATGGTCTCGCCGAGGACTACTGGAACTATCTAGTCGACAAGGACCCGACCGATGTCGTTGCACACAAAGTCACCGTTGCCGCGCTCGGCACGCTCCAGACTGCCGTGAATGACGTTCAAACGTACGCCAACTTGGTCACATCGACTTGGCTAAAGAAGCATGGCAAGGCCGTAAGCGAACTCTCAGAGGGGCGCCGCGGCGTGTACGACACGATCCGATCGGAAGCGAAGGATCCAGAACTGAGCACGGTCGCCACACCGGATGTCGTCGATGAGAACCTTAGGGTGGCACCGGAGCAGGCCGAGAACGAGGCGGCGGCTATTGCTTTCGCGAGGAGTGACAGTGGGCACCGGTTCCCTCAGCACCTGTATGTCGACGACGACGGAATGTATTACGCCGCGGCTCTGAACAAGCTCGAACGAGACGTTCTCGCCGCGGAAATTTCGGATGGCGACCTCTGGTACCGAAATCCTCCAGCCGGGCGGCGCTCGCTCACAATCCCATATCAACTCGCGATCGGGCAGCACGCTGGGTTGCATCCTGACTTCCTCGTTTTTCGAGAGGTAGACGGGCAGATGACGGTCTCGATCATCGACCCGCACGGAACTCATTTTGACGACTCGGATCCGAAGCTGCGAGGACTCATCCAATACGCAGAGTTGCACGGAGGCGCCTATCGAAGCATTCTTGCCGTTGATCGCATCGGCGTTGAAGTTCTCGCGTTGCCATTGCATGTTGCGAAGATCCGCGAGCGGGTTCTGAAGCGGCTGGACGCCGGCGAATCATCTGGGCATGTTTTCTCGGCCGAGGGTGTACCCCTATAG
- a CDS encoding site-specific DNA-methyltransferase yields MAAIDDLIAQVPEPLRGRLVEQVKLLTERKQFGLVFQDHMPEAIEVPGLPPRRDDIVRLRGDDAETNFLVKFLRNGVAGVVEVSGTGEVVGELAEVHTSKLTVVKNFGEPIYAGLKSVGRIQRGGDKPFHAVIQGENYYALETLLYTHQGKADVIYIDPPYNTGSSDWIYNDRYVDGQDAYRHSKWLAFMKRRLEHAKRLLKPTGVIILAIDDTEQARLKLLCDDVFGEQNFLANIVWQGNVKNDARFSGDGIDYMLVFARSREALIEHGATWRELKPDVDKVFDAASRAWRESGGDSTKASRALKKWWSLQPKGSPVLASKHYAHVDDVREGEPYFGSPLMSPNFRKNLVYELAHPQTGRPFKTPVNGWRYAPESMKEMIRDGRIHFGKDETTLPLKKVYLREVSVQTVVPSFREDRRSAGKHLEDIIGSREFPFPKNTDVVARWINIVSGYNPEAVVVDFFVGTGTTTEAVMRMNAQDGGRRQSIVVTNNELASQTARALKKAGHLAGDAEWEAAGIFQKVTRPRIEAVVTGFRRDGSTYSGGFNENVEFFELTFEDENMVALGRRFAAIAPLLWLKAGGTGSVISDVDPAGWALNSDCSYAVLFDAAYSAGFIENVRDHVGTVRHAFIVTNQESAYQQIARELPPQSSSFSSTRLYDDYLRSFQINGKD; encoded by the coding sequence GTGGCAGCCATTGACGACCTGATCGCACAAGTCCCGGAGCCGCTTCGAGGACGCCTTGTTGAGCAAGTGAAGCTTCTCACTGAGCGCAAACAGTTCGGACTGGTCTTCCAAGACCATATGCCTGAGGCGATCGAAGTCCCAGGACTCCCACCGCGTCGCGACGACATAGTTCGGCTGCGCGGGGACGACGCAGAGACGAACTTCCTCGTCAAGTTTCTAAGGAACGGTGTGGCTGGCGTCGTTGAGGTGAGCGGCACAGGCGAGGTGGTTGGTGAGTTGGCGGAAGTCCATACGTCGAAGCTCACCGTCGTGAAGAATTTTGGGGAGCCGATCTACGCAGGTCTGAAGTCGGTCGGCCGGATCCAGCGGGGCGGGGATAAGCCGTTCCACGCTGTCATTCAGGGTGAGAACTACTACGCCCTCGAGACCTTGCTCTACACGCACCAAGGTAAGGCGGACGTGATCTACATCGACCCGCCGTACAACACTGGCTCCTCGGATTGGATTTACAACGACCGGTACGTCGACGGCCAGGATGCGTACCGCCACTCGAAGTGGCTCGCGTTTATGAAGCGGAGACTGGAGCACGCCAAGCGCCTGCTGAAGCCGACCGGCGTCATCATTCTCGCCATCGACGACACTGAACAGGCACGGTTGAAGCTTCTGTGCGATGACGTATTCGGAGAACAGAACTTTCTGGCGAACATTGTCTGGCAAGGCAACGTAAAGAATGACGCCCGGTTCTCGGGCGACGGCATTGATTACATGCTCGTTTTTGCCCGATCCCGCGAGGCCCTCATAGAGCATGGCGCAACATGGAGAGAGCTGAAGCCTGACGTGGACAAAGTCTTCGACGCGGCCTCGCGCGCGTGGCGGGAGTCTGGTGGAGACTCAACGAAGGCCAGCCGTGCGCTGAAGAAGTGGTGGTCCTTGCAGCCGAAGGGCAGCCCCGTTCTTGCTAGCAAGCACTATGCCCACGTTGATGATGTGCGCGAAGGTGAGCCGTACTTTGGAAGCCCACTCATGAGCCCGAACTTTCGGAAGAACCTTGTCTACGAGCTTGCTCACCCCCAGACGGGACGTCCTTTCAAGACGCCAGTGAACGGCTGGCGCTACGCACCCGAGTCAATGAAGGAGATGATCCGGGACGGTCGGATTCACTTCGGTAAGGACGAGACAACTCTTCCTCTAAAGAAGGTCTACCTTCGGGAAGTCTCGGTCCAGACCGTGGTCCCTTCGTTCCGCGAAGACCGACGTTCGGCTGGGAAGCACCTCGAGGACATCATCGGCTCAAGGGAGTTCCCGTTTCCAAAGAACACTGATGTCGTCGCACGTTGGATCAATATCGTTTCGGGGTACAACCCAGAGGCCGTCGTTGTCGACTTCTTCGTTGGTACCGGCACCACGACCGAAGCAGTCATGCGCATGAACGCTCAGGACGGCGGTCGTCGTCAATCGATCGTCGTCACCAACAACGAGCTCGCATCGCAGACGGCAAGAGCGCTCAAGAAGGCTGGCCACCTTGCCGGCGACGCGGAGTGGGAGGCGGCCGGAATCTTCCAGAAGGTCACGAGGCCACGGATTGAAGCGGTCGTGACCGGGTTCCGACGGGATGGCTCGACCTACTCAGGCGGTTTCAACGAGAACGTGGAGTTCTTTGAGCTCACTTTTGAGGACGAGAATATGGTTGCATTGGGTCGCAGGTTTGCCGCTATTGCGCCACTGTTATGGCTCAAAGCTGGGGGTACCGGTTCCGTGATCAGTGACGTTGATCCGGCCGGCTGGGCTCTCAACTCGGATTGCTCCTACGCCGTCCTTTTCGATGCCGCCTACTCTGCCGGGTTCATCGAAAACGTCCGTGACCACGTGGGCACGGTCCGTCACGCCTTTATCGTGACCAACCAGGAGTCTGCGTACCAACAAATCGCCCGTGAGCTGCCGCCCCAATCGTCATCGTTTAGTTCGACAAGGCTCTATGACGACTACCTGCGCTCGTTCCAGATCAATGGGAAGGACTGA